The sequence TTGTTGGCCCAGATATCAAAACTGTGTGGGAAGATACTCATCTGCAAGAAACCCAGGGAGGACGCTATGCTAAGCAAGAATCCTTTGTCGTAGATGACATTTACACCATCGGACATTCTCCCTGCCATGTAGAAATCTTGGAGCAGTTTCAGGTTAAGGCTTACATGATTGCTCCTATCTTCTACCAAGATAAATTGTGGGGATTATTAGGAGCCTACCAAAATTCTAGCCGACGGAGTTGGCAAGAGGAGGAGCTGCAGGTGCTCAAGCAAATCGGCACCCAACTGGGTGTCGCGCTTCAGCAAATTCAGTACAACCGTCAGCTAGAAGAAACGTCACAACAGGTAGCTAAGCAAGCACA is a genomic window of Leptolyngbya sp. CCY15150 containing:
- a CDS encoding GAF domain-containing protein, encoding MWEDTHLQETQGGRYAKQESFVVDDIYTIGHSPCHVEILEQFQVKAYMIAPIFYQDKLWGLLGAYQNSSRRSWQEEELQVLKQIGTQLGVALQQIQYNRQLEETSQQVAKQAQRERAVAKLVPRILQSRDEAIMFRLATDELRHLLNCDRVGVYRFTPDWSGEFVSESVASGWVPLV